A window of the Nocardia sp. NBC_01329 genome harbors these coding sequences:
- the nrdR gene encoding transcriptional regulator NrdR: MHCPYCRHPDSRVVDSRLADEGAAIRRRRSCPECGRRFTTVETAILSVVKRSGVTEPFSREKVIRGVRRACQGREVDDDALNLLAQQVEDAVRAKGAPEVPSHEVGLAILGPLRELDEVAYLRFASVYRSFTSAADFEREIRDMREARAAVVAGD; this comes from the coding sequence ATGCATTGCCCGTACTGTCGACACCCCGACTCCCGGGTCGTCGACTCACGATTGGCCGACGAGGGCGCCGCCATTCGCCGCAGACGCTCATGCCCGGAATGCGGCCGCCGTTTCACCACAGTGGAAACGGCGATCCTGTCGGTGGTGAAACGCAGCGGGGTCACCGAACCGTTCAGCCGGGAGAAGGTGATCCGGGGGGTGCGGCGCGCCTGCCAGGGGCGCGAGGTCGACGACGACGCGCTGAACCTACTGGCCCAGCAGGTAGAGGACGCGGTCCGGGCCAAGGGGGCCCCGGAAGTGCCGAGCCATGAGGTCGGCCTGGCGATTCTCGGGCCGCTACGCGAACTGGACGAGGTGGCGTACTTGCGTTTCGCCTCGGTCTATCGATCCTTCACCTCCGCAGCGGATTTCGAACGTGAGATCCGGGATATGCGGGAGGCCCGGGCGGCGGTCGTCGCCGGGGACTGA
- the hrpA gene encoding ATP-dependent RNA helicase HrpA — MTRTAVTHRELSTRLASLTLRDEHRLQRQLDRVRGGDLSRIESDISAAEERIAARRAAVPAITYPEQLPVTGRRDDIAAAIAAHQVVVVAGETGSGKTTQIPKICLELGRGIRGAIGHTQPRRLAARTVAERIAEELGTELGDTVGYTVRFTDHAAEHTLVKLMTDGILLAEIQRDRLLRAYDTIIIDEAHERSLNIDFLLGYLKQLLPRRPDLKIVITSATIDPELFARHFADTAGNPAPIVEVSGRSYPVEMRYRPLVLPAPAVEDEEEDHRPVDRDPVDAICAAVTELFAEGDGDVLVFLSGEREIRDTADALTDSKLPRTEILPLYARLSAAEQHRVFAPHSGRRVVLATNVAETSLTVPGIRYVIDPGTARISRYSMRTKVQRLPIEPISQASARQRAGRCGRVADGICIRLYSEEDFESRPAFTDPEILRTNLAAVILQMTALGLGEMERFPFVEAPDQRAVRDGIALLEELGALARRAPEKGAAQPNPAAAADTDQLRPESDSAEHDDTTRSGRKRSASPPGPTLTPTGREMARLPVDPRMGRMLVEAHRNGCLAEMLVIVAALSIQDVRERPADQQQAADAKHARFSVPNSDFLAYLRLWEYLTGQRRALSANRFRRMCRDEFLHYLRIREWQDLYGQLRTITKGMGWSLHEVSAKPEVADDHAGPAGAGARRRRGRNRSEPEREAGDTGQHSAVPPAPRPVEEMTPDTDPWDATAIHQALLSGMLSHIGVREAESREFLGARKAKFMIFPGSGLAKKPPRWVMAAELVETSRLWGRITARVEPEWAERLAGDLVKRIYSEPHWSAKRGAARAYERVTLYGVPLVTGRPVDYGRIDPEVSRELFLRHALVQGEWQTRHDFFHRNRALIDDIADLEHRARRRDILVDDEVLFEFYDRRVPAEIVSVRHFDTWWKAAGRQDPHQLDFTTETVVNETAKQLDPTDFPDAWRQGELSFPLTYQFEPGQADDGVTVRIPLAQLAHVRAVGFDWLVPGMRADLATALIKTLPKQLRRTVVPAPDFAAAALRVLTPRAEPLRTGLARELTRLAATPITPTDLDPAALPEHLRMTFAATGTDGRVLATSKSLAQLRTRLADQVSASVAAATANAERAPATVWTSESLGALDATVRSEVGGQTVTGYPALVPEAEGVAVRVLKSPGEQAAAMRAGTRALILNAIPTSVRAVTAGLSPADRLVLSQNPYGSVEALVEDCRAAAADQLIAAAGGPVRDPDRFERLLAALRPKLNEVVVRIIRLVVPVLAEAHEVSTALTGVRESDIAADVQDQLAELLFAGFISEWGPARLRELPRYLRAAGVRLAALPGSSPRDRNAMTEVDTALAAYDQLLARLPEGRRRTPDITEIWWMIQELRVSLFAQKVGTPYPVSTKRIQKAVAAVRR, encoded by the coding sequence ATGACCAGGACCGCAGTCACGCACCGGGAACTCAGTACCCGGTTGGCTTCTCTCACCCTCCGCGACGAACACCGGCTGCAGCGGCAGCTGGATCGAGTGCGCGGCGGCGACCTCTCCCGGATCGAGTCCGATATCTCGGCCGCCGAGGAACGTATCGCGGCCCGCCGCGCCGCGGTCCCAGCGATCACCTATCCCGAGCAGCTGCCGGTCACCGGGCGTCGCGACGATATCGCCGCCGCCATCGCGGCCCATCAGGTCGTGGTCGTCGCCGGCGAAACCGGGTCCGGCAAAACCACCCAGATCCCGAAAATCTGCTTGGAGCTCGGTCGGGGTATCCGGGGGGCGATCGGGCACACTCAACCCCGTCGGCTGGCGGCGCGCACGGTCGCGGAACGGATCGCCGAGGAACTCGGCACCGAGCTGGGCGATACCGTCGGCTACACGGTCCGGTTCACCGACCACGCCGCCGAGCACACGCTGGTCAAGCTGATGACCGACGGTATTCTGCTCGCCGAGATCCAGCGGGACCGGCTGTTGCGCGCCTACGACACGATCATCATCGACGAGGCACACGAGCGCAGTCTCAATATCGATTTCCTGCTCGGCTATCTGAAGCAACTGCTGCCGCGTCGCCCCGATCTGAAAATCGTCATCACCTCGGCCACCATCGACCCGGAACTCTTCGCCCGCCATTTCGCCGACACCGCCGGCAACCCGGCGCCGATCGTCGAGGTCTCGGGCCGCTCCTACCCGGTGGAGATGCGGTATCGGCCACTGGTCCTGCCGGCTCCCGCGGTGGAGGACGAGGAGGAAGACCACCGGCCCGTCGACCGGGACCCGGTGGACGCGATCTGCGCGGCGGTCACCGAACTGTTCGCCGAGGGCGACGGCGATGTGCTGGTTTTCCTGTCCGGCGAGCGGGAGATCCGTGATACCGCCGACGCGCTCACCGACTCGAAGCTGCCACGAACCGAGATCCTGCCGCTCTACGCGCGCCTGTCCGCGGCCGAACAGCATCGAGTATTCGCCCCGCACTCCGGCCGACGTGTGGTACTCGCGACCAATGTCGCCGAGACCTCCCTCACGGTCCCGGGAATCCGCTACGTCATCGACCCCGGCACCGCGCGGATCTCACGCTATTCGATGCGCACCAAGGTGCAGCGCCTGCCGATCGAACCGATCTCGCAGGCCTCGGCCCGGCAGCGGGCCGGCCGCTGTGGTCGCGTCGCCGACGGGATCTGTATCCGCCTGTACTCCGAGGAGGATTTCGAGTCCCGGCCGGCGTTCACCGATCCGGAGATCCTGCGAACCAATCTCGCCGCCGTCATCCTGCAGATGACCGCGCTCGGGCTCGGCGAGATGGAGCGGTTTCCGTTCGTGGAGGCCCCCGACCAGCGAGCGGTGCGCGACGGGATCGCTCTGCTGGAGGAGTTGGGCGCTCTCGCCCGCCGTGCTCCGGAGAAGGGCGCGGCCCAGCCGAACCCCGCGGCGGCTGCGGACACCGATCAGCTCCGCCCGGAATCGGATTCCGCGGAGCACGACGACACGACTCGCTCCGGCCGGAAACGAAGCGCGTCCCCGCCGGGCCCCACCCTCACCCCGACCGGCCGGGAGATGGCTCGCCTGCCGGTGGATCCGCGGATGGGGCGGATGCTGGTGGAGGCCCACCGCAACGGCTGTCTGGCCGAGATGCTGGTGATCGTCGCCGCGCTGTCGATCCAGGATGTGCGGGAGCGGCCGGCCGATCAGCAGCAGGCCGCCGATGCGAAGCATGCGCGGTTCAGCGTGCCGAATTCGGATTTCCTGGCGTATCTGCGGTTGTGGGAGTATCTCACCGGTCAGCGGCGGGCGCTGTCGGCCAACCGGTTCCGGCGGATGTGCCGCGACGAATTCCTGCACTATCTGCGAATCCGGGAATGGCAGGACCTGTACGGCCAACTCCGCACGATCACCAAGGGTATGGGCTGGTCGCTGCATGAGGTGAGCGCGAAACCGGAAGTGGCGGACGACCACGCCGGACCGGCCGGGGCCGGGGCACGCCGCCGACGCGGTCGCAACAGATCGGAACCGGAGCGGGAAGCCGGCGACACCGGGCAGCACTCCGCAGTGCCGCCCGCACCGCGGCCTGTCGAGGAGATGACCCCGGATACCGATCCGTGGGACGCGACCGCCATCCATCAGGCGCTGTTATCGGGCATGCTGTCGCATATCGGGGTCCGGGAGGCCGAATCCCGCGAGTTCCTGGGTGCCCGAAAAGCGAAGTTCATGATTTTCCCGGGCTCGGGGTTGGCGAAGAAGCCGCCACGCTGGGTGATGGCGGCGGAACTGGTGGAGACCTCCCGGCTGTGGGGCCGGATCACCGCCCGCGTCGAACCCGAATGGGCCGAACGACTGGCCGGCGATCTGGTGAAACGTATCTACTCCGAACCTCATTGGTCCGCCAAACGCGGTGCCGCCCGTGCCTACGAGCGCGTCACGCTCTACGGGGTTCCTCTGGTGACCGGCCGTCCGGTCGATTACGGCCGTATCGATCCGGAGGTCTCACGCGAACTGTTCCTGCGGCACGCCCTGGTCCAGGGCGAATGGCAGACCCGGCACGATTTCTTCCATCGCAATCGTGCGCTGATCGACGATATCGCCGACCTCGAACACCGGGCCCGGCGCCGGGATATCCTGGTCGACGACGAGGTGCTGTTCGAGTTCTACGACCGCCGGGTCCCCGCCGAAATCGTGTCGGTCCGGCATTTCGACACCTGGTGGAAAGCTGCCGGTCGGCAAGACCCTCATCAGCTCGACTTCACGACCGAAACGGTCGTCAACGAAACCGCGAAGCAACTGGATCCCACCGATTTCCCCGATGCCTGGCGCCAGGGCGAATTGTCCTTCCCGCTCACCTATCAGTTCGAGCCGGGGCAGGCCGACGACGGTGTGACAGTGCGGATTCCGCTGGCCCAGCTGGCCCACGTCCGCGCGGTCGGATTCGACTGGCTGGTGCCCGGGATGCGCGCTGACCTGGCCACGGCGTTGATCAAGACATTGCCCAAACAATTGCGGCGCACGGTGGTCCCCGCACCCGATTTCGCCGCCGCCGCCCTGCGCGTCCTCACGCCACGGGCCGAACCGCTGCGTACCGGTCTGGCCAGAGAACTCACCCGGCTCGCCGCCACGCCGATCACCCCCACCGATCTGGATCCGGCCGCGCTCCCGGAACACCTTCGGATGACCTTCGCCGCTACCGGCACCGACGGCCGGGTACTGGCCACCAGCAAGAGCCTGGCGCAGCTGCGGACCCGCCTGGCCGACCAGGTCTCCGCATCGGTGGCCGCGGCCACCGCGAATGCCGAACGCGCACCCGCCACGGTGTGGACCTCGGAATCGCTGGGTGCTCTGGATGCCACGGTACGCAGTGAGGTCGGCGGACAGACCGTCACCGGCTACCCGGCACTGGTCCCGGAGGCCGAGGGAGTCGCGGTGCGGGTTCTCAAATCACCCGGCGAGCAGGCGGCGGCCATGCGCGCCGGAACCCGGGCACTGATACTCAACGCGATTCCTACCTCGGTGCGGGCCGTAACCGCCGGCCTGTCCCCGGCGGACCGGCTGGTGCTGAGCCAGAACCCGTACGGGTCGGTGGAGGCGCTGGTCGAGGACTGCCGCGCCGCGGCGGCCGACCAGCTCATCGCCGCCGCGGGCGGGCCGGTCCGCGACCCGGACCGGTTCGAGCGGCTGCTGGCGGCGTTGCGGCCGAAATTGAACGAAGTGGTCGTCCGAATCATCCGACTGGTCGTCCCGGTCCTGGCCGAAGCACATGAAGTCTCGACGGCCCTGACCGGCGTCCGGGAATCCGATATCGCCGCCGATGTGCAGGATCAGCTGGCGGAACTCTTGTTCGCCGGGTTCATTTCCGAATGGGGGCCCGCCCGGCTGCGGGAACTGCCCCGTTATCTGCGCGCGGCCGGAGTCCGGCTGGCGGCGTTACCCGGGTCTTCGCCACGCGACCGCAATGCCATGACGGAAGTGGATACCGCGCTGGCCGCCTACGATCAGCTACTGGCCCGGCTGCCGGAAGGCCGGCGGCGCACGCCCGATATCACCGAAATCTGGTGGATGATCCAGGAGTTGCGGGTGAGTCTGTTCGCCCAGAAGGTGGGCACGCCGTATCCCGTCTCGACGAAGCGGATCCAGAAGGCGGTCGCGGCCGTTCGCCGCTGA
- a CDS encoding DUF5134 domain-containing protein — protein sequence MAGFVLDQAGVRVLAALAFGAAALVVLARVVFAGPVLATSEQGDAPGTDAAHHGDHESDAAHLLMCAVMLAMVLFPAELNAHALHGVLLAMTLVFTLLLGDRLVRWYRRAYPRAGHRAAAIGYHLLAAAVMLFTMSGHSGAGHSAGHAAGPALVFAVLYLADAAVVVVSTCSGRAHWWAAHPVTPGSGRGLPLAVLPHLIMDLGMAYMLVA from the coding sequence ATGGCCGGATTCGTACTGGACCAGGCGGGGGTGCGAGTCCTGGCAGCGCTGGCGTTCGGGGCGGCAGCCCTGGTGGTGCTGGCCCGGGTGGTGTTCGCCGGGCCGGTGCTCGCGACGAGCGAACAGGGGGACGCGCCCGGCACCGACGCCGCCCACCACGGCGATCACGAATCCGACGCGGCGCATCTGCTGATGTGCGCGGTGATGCTGGCGATGGTGCTCTTTCCCGCCGAGCTGAACGCGCACGCCCTGCACGGTGTGCTGCTCGCGATGACCTTGGTCTTCACGCTGTTGCTGGGCGACAGACTCGTGCGCTGGTACCGCCGGGCATATCCCCGGGCCGGGCACCGGGCGGCAGCCATCGGATATCACCTCCTCGCGGCGGCGGTGATGCTGTTCACGATGTCGGGGCATTCCGGTGCCGGGCACAGCGCCGGCCACGCGGCGGGGCCCGCGCTCGTTTTCGCGGTGCTGTACCTCGCGGACGCGGCAGTGGTGGTCGTGTCCACGTGCAGCGGCCGAGCGCACTGGTGGGCCGCGCATCCGGTCACGCCCGGATCGGGACGCGGACTGCCCCTCGCGGTGCTGCCGCACCTGATCATGGACCTCGGAATGGCCTACATGCTGGTCGCGTGA
- the speD gene encoding adenosylmethionine decarboxylase: protein MAAEFTGRHVLAEFGGVDRGLCDDLAALESALRYALTAAGVTVCEMVGKQFDPHGVTVLALLAESHASLHTYPETGDIFVDVFTCGTAADSAGRVAELLRGALAPEHVRISTVLRGRAAGGDSRQAPVPPGHATSM from the coding sequence GTGGCGGCGGAATTCACCGGCCGGCATGTGCTGGCCGAGTTCGGCGGGGTCGACCGCGGGCTCTGTGACGATCTCGCCGCGCTGGAGAGCGCCCTGCGGTACGCGTTGACCGCCGCGGGCGTGACCGTGTGCGAGATGGTCGGCAAGCAGTTCGACCCGCACGGAGTCACCGTGCTGGCGCTATTGGCCGAATCCCATGCCTCGCTGCACACCTATCCGGAAACCGGTGACATCTTCGTCGATGTGTTCACCTGCGGCACCGCGGCGGACAGCGCCGGTAGGGTAGCCGAACTGCTCCGCGGGGCGCTGGCCCCCGAACATGTGCGGATCTCGACCGTGCTGCGCGGCCGGGCCGCGGGTGGCGACTCGCGGCAGGCGCCGGTTCCACCCGGTCACGCGACCAGCATGTAG
- a CDS encoding DEAD/DEAH box helicase has protein sequence MDLTELLEIPGNDADALYESFAIWAAEQGTALYPAQDEAVMELAAGSHVILATPTGSGKSLVAVGAHLFALTQGLRSYYTAPIKALVSEKFFALCEVFGAERVGMVTGDAAVNPNAPIICATAEILANLALREGPDAEIGQVVMDEFHFYADPDRGWAWQVPLLELPRAQFLLMSATLGEVDFFAADLERRTGRTTAVVAGTERPVPLHFSYARTPVTETLTELVTTHQAPVYVVHFTQAAALERAQALTSANFASRAEKDAIAEALGEFRFSSGFGKTLSRLIRHGIGVHHAGMLPKYRRLVERLAQDGLLKVVCGTDTLGVGINVPIRTVLLTGLTKFDGVRTRRLKAREFHQIAGRAGRAGFDTMGTVVVQAPEHEVENTRLLAKAGNDPKKMRKVQRRKPPEGFVSWSEETFDRLVTAAPEPMVSRFAVTNAMLLNVIARPGNCFQAMRHLLEDNHEPRPAQRRHILRAVRLYRALRDAGVVQQLPEPDEKGRYARLTVDLQRDFALDQPLSPFALAAFELLDNASMTYALDMVSLVEATLEDPRQLLMAQQHKARGEAVAEMKAEGIEYDERMELLEEITWPKPLAELIEGAYETYRAGHPWLSEFAPSPKSVVRDMVERAMTFTELISYYELARSEGVVLRYLADAYRALRRTVPDAARTEELDDLTEWLGELVRQVDSSLLDEWEQLTGAGAETDAEQIAFGGESVRPVTANERAFRVMVRNAVFRRVELASRRRWNELTELSPGPDWAADLAPYFDEYDRIGTGPDARGPQLFRVETRPGFWQVRQVFDDPAGDHGWALVATVDLAESDAAGDVVFDEVTVVSG, from the coding sequence GTGGATCTGACCGAACTGCTCGAGATACCGGGGAACGACGCCGACGCACTGTACGAGTCGTTCGCGATATGGGCAGCCGAGCAGGGAACGGCCCTGTATCCCGCTCAGGACGAGGCCGTGATGGAGCTCGCGGCCGGATCCCATGTCATCCTCGCCACTCCCACGGGTTCGGGTAAATCTCTGGTCGCCGTCGGCGCGCATCTGTTCGCATTGACCCAGGGGCTGCGCAGCTACTACACCGCGCCGATCAAAGCGCTGGTGAGCGAGAAGTTCTTCGCGCTGTGCGAAGTCTTCGGCGCCGAACGGGTCGGCATGGTCACCGGGGATGCCGCGGTGAATCCGAACGCCCCCATCATCTGCGCTACCGCCGAGATCCTGGCGAATCTCGCCTTGCGGGAGGGTCCCGATGCGGAGATCGGGCAGGTGGTGATGGACGAATTCCATTTCTACGCCGACCCCGATCGTGGCTGGGCCTGGCAGGTTCCACTGCTCGAACTGCCGCGCGCTCAGTTTCTGCTGATGTCCGCCACTCTGGGTGAGGTCGATTTCTTCGCTGCCGACCTCGAGCGCCGTACCGGCCGCACCACTGCGGTGGTGGCCGGGACGGAGCGCCCGGTGCCTTTGCACTTCTCCTATGCGCGCACCCCGGTCACCGAAACACTGACCGAACTGGTGACCACTCACCAGGCGCCGGTGTATGTCGTTCACTTCACCCAGGCCGCGGCGCTGGAACGGGCCCAGGCGTTGACCAGCGCGAACTTCGCCAGCCGTGCGGAGAAGGACGCGATCGCCGAAGCATTGGGCGAGTTCCGCTTCTCCTCGGGCTTCGGAAAAACCCTGTCGCGACTGATCCGGCACGGGATCGGTGTCCACCACGCGGGGATGCTGCCGAAATATCGCCGTCTGGTGGAGCGCCTCGCCCAGGACGGACTGCTGAAGGTCGTCTGCGGCACCGATACATTGGGGGTCGGTATCAACGTTCCGATCCGTACGGTGCTGCTGACCGGTCTCACCAAATTCGACGGCGTCCGCACCCGGCGGCTCAAGGCTCGGGAATTCCATCAGATCGCGGGCCGGGCCGGGCGCGCCGGATTCGACACCATGGGCACCGTGGTGGTGCAGGCGCCCGAACACGAGGTCGAGAACACCCGGCTGCTGGCGAAAGCCGGCAACGATCCGAAGAAGATGCGGAAAGTGCAGCGGCGCAAACCGCCCGAGGGTTTCGTGTCGTGGAGTGAGGAGACCTTCGACCGGTTGGTCACCGCCGCGCCCGAACCGATGGTGTCCCGCTTCGCGGTGACCAACGCGATGCTACTGAACGTGATCGCGCGCCCGGGCAACTGTTTCCAGGCGATGCGACATCTGCTCGAGGACAATCACGAACCGCGTCCGGCACAGCGGCGCCATATTCTGCGGGCTGTCCGGCTCTATCGGGCGCTGCGCGACGCCGGCGTGGTGCAGCAGCTCCCCGAGCCCGACGAGAAAGGCCGTTACGCCCGGCTCACCGTCGACCTGCAACGGGATTTCGCGCTGGACCAGCCGCTGTCGCCGTTCGCGCTCGCCGCCTTCGAACTGCTCGACAATGCGTCGATGACCTATGCGCTCGATATGGTGTCGCTGGTCGAGGCTACCCTCGAGGACCCCCGGCAGCTGTTGATGGCTCAGCAACACAAAGCCCGGGGCGAGGCTGTGGCCGAGATGAAGGCCGAGGGGATCGAATACGACGAGCGGATGGAACTGCTCGAGGAAATCACCTGGCCGAAACCGCTCGCGGAGCTGATCGAGGGAGCCTACGAGACGTACCGGGCCGGGCATCCATGGCTGTCGGAGTTCGCACCGTCACCGAAATCGGTGGTCCGCGACATGGTCGAACGGGCCATGACCTTCACCGAACTCATCTCCTACTACGAACTCGCGCGCTCCGAGGGTGTGGTGCTGCGGTATCTCGCCGACGCCTACCGCGCGTTGCGCCGCACAGTTCCCGACGCGGCGCGCACCGAGGAACTCGACGACCTCACCGAATGGCTGGGCGAACTCGTGCGGCAGGTGGATTCCAGTCTGCTCGACGAATGGGAACAGCTGACCGGGGCGGGCGCGGAGACCGATGCCGAGCAGATCGCGTTCGGTGGCGAGAGCGTGCGACCGGTCACCGCCAACGAACGGGCCTTCCGGGTGATGGTGCGCAACGCCGTGTTCCGCCGGGTCGAACTCGCCTCCCGCCGGCGCTGGAACGAACTCACGGAACTGTCTCCGGGCCCGGACTGGGCAGCCGACCTCGCCCCCTACTTCGACGAATACGACAGAATCGGCACCGGCCCCGACGCGCGTGGACCGCAATTGTTCCGGGTGGAGACGCGACCCGGTTTCTGGCAGGTACGCCAGGTCTTCGACGATCCGGCGGGCGATCACGGCTGGGCGCTGGTCGCGACCGTCGATCTGGCCGAATCCGATGCGGCCGGTGATGTGGTGTTCGACGAGGTCACGGTGGTATCGGGTTGA